The genomic stretch AATATGCTTTATATAAGTTTTCCCCTGACGCAGTAATTCTACCTTTTTAATATCAATATCAAAGCCTGTACATGTAAAACCCGCATCAACAAATTCAAGAAGCAGCGGCAGGCCCACATAACCAAGCCCTACAACACCTACTCTGGCATCCTTGTCTAAAATCCTTTTATCTAAATCCATTCGCTCCTCCGCATAAATTTGCAAATTACTCTACAGCTCTCTTTTATAATGGGACTTGTAGTATGACAAATATTCACCGCTCTTAAGCTGTTCCCACCACCAGCGGTTATCTTTATACCATGACACCGTCTCTGCCATTGCCTGTTCAAAAGTGTGCTTCGGAGACCAGCCGAGAGAACGGATTTTATCTATATTAAGAGCGTATCTTCTGTCATGGCCTTTTCTGTCTTCCACAAATGTTATTAACGACCCGGGCTTTCCAAGTTCACGTAAAATAATATCTGTAATCTCAAGGTTAGTCTTTTCATTCCCGCCGCCAATATTGTAAACTTCTCCGTCTTTTGCTCTTAAAAGAACAAAATCAATAGCTTCGCAATTGTCCATTACATATAGCCAGTCCCGTATGTTCTTGCCGTCTCCGTAAATGGGAAGTGCTTTATCATCAAGGGCATTTGTAGTAAAAAGAGATATGAGTTTTTCAGGATACTGATACGGCCCGTAATTATTTGAACTTCTCGTAATCACGACAGGGAGATTATACGTAACAAAGTATGAGAATGCAAGCCTGTCTGCT from bacterium encodes the following:
- a CDS encoding nucleotide sugar dehydrogenase → MDLDKRILDKDARVGVVGLGYVGLPLLLEFVDAGFTCTGFDIDIKKVELLRQGKTYIKHI
- the rfbB gene encoding dTDP-glucose 4,6-dehydratase, giving the protein MNTYLVTGGAGFIGSNFIRYMLEIHKDIRIINLDKLTYAGNLNNLKDIENDERYEFVHGDICDEKIVDGLIKRSDIVVNFAAESHVDRSIGSPDDFIKTDIFGTFVLLEAARKHGIERFVQISTDEVYGSTETGLFKEDDTLMPSSPYSASKTGADRLAFSYFVTYNLPVVITRSSNNYGPYQYPEKLISLFTTNALDDKALPIYGDGKNIRDWLYVMDNCEAIDFVLLRAKDGEVYNIGGGNEKTNLEITDIILRELGKPGSLITFVEDRKGHDRRYALNIDKIRSLGWSPKHTFEQAMAETVSWYKDNRWWWEQLKSGEYLSYYKSHYKREL